The following proteins are encoded in a genomic region of Plasmodium chabaudi chabaudi strain AS genome assembly, chromosome: 1:
- a CDS encoding AP2 domain transcription factor, putative, whose protein sequence is MQTCNKTTDCIDKIDNLLLNAQHIEKKETRFGQVFVIDMIKGVNVETNNMKEETVCGTDSLVPVSSIKNGNDGEMNNGVSEVKINKEPVILIDKIERCLVVEWYENDIRREQRISYKKYGNDKAKLRAKELIEKLKSGITFEQLYPDKGPPIVKVYENLGDYKVSLIRDRIEREWRVEWIDNGSPMKARWSCKKVGNDEAQKRADAFAQSMIKGVFNPMLLHKATGTRFSRSDRTVVKINVYMKKNVKRKKKTKSGIVKAEKNTPVSNGTREGLRRSRNNNSITNNANTEYTGCVLKNINENKNSKSNSNYNLNNGSNDENSVNIQEYNGSTTYYINTGETVKNENENPPKKRTYTPRSKGVRSTRLRKMSKTDSKTSTSVGSGNKKGRPSTQYNETNINRYTINNHPVVNGVSNLYDETLEKNSIVWSNKNNKMNNNIKDIYYNNMGNMCDTYHINNNIHNGALDTNLERGEYPVHIPYLDNYNNYGFLNYNIDNSIQNNLQNNQYNVKHDIRELYRYTNSNNFLNRGLEMNNNLYAIGNINKDMNFIPDSNLENKNYYHINNSDGCLASYNDSVINKNYNCEMIQNEGKDNTVLNSGVYRKQTPNKNEIIDESGINNMNVLSVKKNELVCVERNSVNKNDEVKDNTNDASIFQNESENNSSCSKGDLRTSKGVSKNENKMNEVPFYCTSHNEKLNKFEYIVNNNYDLYESDNIKKNNRRRSTISNGYNMNNEKIDESLENNFFDNINKSKTSIQKKRTRYSSLSRLNTNDHTICSNETINNNYDISYNNQVNETKDANNLYKYVGQDNYMNTYIINSNDSNIRMDDKDENKNGNEIIEEGKIYHNYTKMNDMIPIDEKTRIQNSKDVSNMYMNDNSLICYENMELKKMIPENTSIEFVENPRGYRVPYIYQYKMFYEYFEVPLNASKELGIQQIYNALLFCLHILSVGWNVNKNEYIENYLNALSNPSFKNIVMNNYMPDSVINNMYNVGYNFPNSNYNKIGYIDGMNSNLYPYTSMNNTNMYNHKYFINNLENVNLESGLTSSSVMPISTSASNMDGVYILMDNANDSGILSNSSRINMKDENCMNNSSDVHNFNETKKFEEMNNGRNVVSLNTMRDAKQMQDMIYLNDINNLYKNPMFYNMNSGECGMNNLGNPNLSTDINSQLYMNHIVNNNLENMNGQKIIMYPNELSIANKNYINNMKNIVNLNNIYHTTNFNDINSTPNSAYKLRNPQDISSMDNVNNNYNMNYMKDNLNNPTMMNRMNMANTIDQGLQNINYGVDLNKNFSYLNSDDKKNIIMNNDYVINDGQMCLNENMPNISNAYYKTINNNNLIYHNNYQLDELRDNCFADPSLSASKRKEEDVDATGDSINDKNDSKTDAKENFDKENVEVTNYNDSIIDMNRKDYYTDLNINGDNKINVGSKLSRTHESKDNVNNDDLNLVEENINNGTVPKKSDGINTSIQENSASVSKQSEDNTSGNKESSFVMNYNLKPCMNESKTEEAENKYDTDNSNESSTKNSLQNSLQSSLQNSLSTECRSNIINCNNDNGQNIMNNNMASKELVKNNNMNIVNQNIDKCDEMMYNGYIKDSKNNTNTGSIYLSPINLIKDSYNYEFYSNTKMIEKIRSTSNSSTINTEYLSSNHMNSSSMNNGCPSNNINRQMHNVLEK, encoded by the coding sequence AAAAAGTATGGTAATGATAAAGCTAAATTAAGAGCAAAAGAATTGATAGAGAAATTAAAATCAGGTATAACCTTTGAGCAGCTATATCCAGATAAAGGACCACCAATTGTGAAggtatatgaaaatttaggAGACTATAAAGTCTCATTAATTAGAGATCGAATAGAAAGAGAGTGGAGAGTTGAATGGATAGATAATGGATCCCCTATGAAGGCAAGATGGTCTTGTAAAAAAGTTGGAAATGATGAGGCTCAAAAAAGAGCAGATGCATTTGCTCAAAGTATGATCAAAGGGGTTTTCAATCCGATGTTATTACACAAAGCAACTGGTACACGATTTTCAAGATCAGATCGTACTgttgttaaaataaatgtatatatgaaaaagaatgtaaaacgaaagaaaaaaacaaaatcaGGTATTGTGAAAgcagaaaaaaatacaccAGTTTCAAATGGTACAAGGGAAGGGTTAAGAAGGTCGAGAAATAATAACAGCATTACCAACAATGCTAATACTGAATATACTGGAtgtgttttaaaaaatataaacgaaaataaaaatagcaaGAGCAACagtaattataatttaaacaaCGGAagtaatgatgaaaatagtgTGAACATTCAAGAGTATAATGGTAGTactacatattatataaacacTGGTGAAACtgttaaaaatgaaaatgaaaatccTCCAAAAAAACGAACATATACACCTAGAAGTAAAGGTGTACGAAGTACAAGATTAAGAAAGATGTCTAAGACAGATAGTAAGACATCAACTAGTGTTGGTagtggaaataaaaaaggaagacCAAGTACTCAATATAATGAAACCAATATAAATAGGTACACAATTAATAATCATCCAGTTGTAAATGGTGTAAGCAATTTATATGATGAGACCTTAGAAAAGAATTCTATTGTATGGAGtaataagaataataaaatgaataacaatataaaagatatttattataataatatgggAAATATGTGTGATAcatatcatataaataataacattcATAATGGTGCATTAGATACTAATTTGGAAAGAGGAGAATATCCTGTACATATTCCATATTtagataattataataattatggttttttaaattataatattgataattcgattcaaaataatttacaaaataatcaatATAATGTAAAACATGATATAAGAGAATTATATCGTTACacaaattcaaataatttcttAAATCGTGGATtagaaatgaataataatttatatgcaattggtaacataaataaagatatgAATTTTATTCCTGATTctaatttagaaaataaaaattattatcatattaataatagtgATGGATGTTTAGCTAGTTATAATGATAgtgtaataaataaaaattataattgtgAAATGATTCAAAATGAAGGTAAAGATAATACTGTTTTAAATTCAGGGGTATATAGAAAACAGAcaccaaataaaaatgaaataattgaTGAGAGcggaataaataatatgaacgTTTTAAGTgtcaaaaaaaacgaattaGTTTGTGTAGAAAGAAATAGTGTAAATAAGAATGATGAAGTAAAAGACAACACAAATGATGCTTCTATTTTTCAAAACGAATCAGAGAATAATTCAAGTTGTTCTAAAGGTGATTTACGAACAAGTAAAGGGGTtagtaaaaatgaaaataaaatgaatgaGGTTCCATTCTATTGTACATCCCATAATGAAaagttaaataaatttgaatatattgttaataataactatgatttatatgaatctgataatattaaaaaaaataaccgAAGAAGAAGTACAATTAGTAATGgatataatatgaataatgaaaaaattgatgagtctttagaaaataatttttttgataatataaataagtcTAAGACAtctattcaaaaaaaacgaacAAGATATTCAAGTTTAAGTCGCTTAAATACAAATGATCATACAATATGTTCTAACGAAACGATTAATAATAACTATgatatttcatataataatcaaGTCAATGAAACTAAGGatgcaaataatttatataaatatgtagggcaagataattatatgaacacGTACATAATTAATAGTAACGATTCAAATATAAGAATGGATgataaagatgaaaataaaaatggaaatgaaattatagaggaaggaaaaatatatcataattaCACCAAAATGAATGATATGATACCAAttgatgaaaaaacaaGAATACAAAATAGTAAGGATGTTAGTAATATGTACATGAATGATAATAGTTTGATAtgttatgaaaatatggaattaaaaaaaatgattccTGAGAATACATCTATAGAATTTGTAGAAAATCCAAGAGGGTATAGAGTaccatatatttatcaatataaaatgttttatgaatattttgaagTACCATTAAATGCATCTAAAGAATTAGGAATTCAACAGATATATAATgcgttattattttgtttacacATATTATCAGTAGGCTGGAATGTTAATAAGAATGAATATAtcgaaaattatttaaatgcaTTGTCTAATCcatcttttaaaaatatagtaatgaataattatatgccCGATTCtgtaattaataatatgtataatgtaggatataattttcctaattcaaattataacaaaatagGATATATCGATGGAATGAATAGTAATTTATATCCTTACACATCTAtgaataatacaaatatgtataaccataaatattttattaataatttagaaaatgttAATCTTGAATCTGGTTTGACTAGTAGTTCTGTAATGCCAATATCTACTAGTGCATCTAATATGGATGGAGTTTACATTTTGATGGATAACGCAAATGATTCAGGAATTTTAAGCAATTCGAGTcgaataaatatgaaagatGAAAATTGCATGAACAATAGTTCAgatgttcataattttaatgaaaCCAAAAAATTCGAAGAAATGAATAATGGAAGGAATGTAGTAAGCTTAAATACTATGAGAGATGCAAAACAGATGCAagatatgatatatttaaatgatataaataatttatataaaaatccaatgttttataatatgaatagtGGAGAATGTGGAATGAATAATTTAGGTAATCCTAATTTGTCTACTGATATAAACAGccaattatatatgaatcatattgttaataataatttagaaaatatgaatggtcagaaaataattatgtatcCTAACGAATTGAGCAtagcaaataaaaattatattaataatatgaaaaatattgttaatttaaataatatctATCATACTACCaattttaatgatataaattctACTCCTAACTCAGCATACAAATTAAGAAATCCTCAAGACATATCAAGCATGGataatgttaataataattataacatgaattatatgaaaGACAATTTAAACAATCCTACAATGATGAACAGAATGAATATGGCTAATACTATTGATCAAGGAttgcaaaatataaattatggtGTCgatttaaacaaaaattttagTTACTTAAATAGTgatgacaaaaaaaatataattatgaacaatGATTATGTAATTAATGATGGACAAATGTGTTTAAACGAAAATATGCCTAATATATCCAATGCATATTacaaaacaataaataataataatttaatatatcataataattatcaaTTAGATGAGTTAAGAGACAATTGTTTTGCTGATCCATCTTTATCTGCTtctaaaagaaaagaagaGGATGTAGATGCAACTGGAGATTCtattaatgataaaaatgattctAAAACAGATgcaaaagaaaattttgataagGAAAATGTAGAAGtaacaaattataatgattCTATTATTGATATGAATAGAAAGGATTATTATACAGATTTGAATATCAATGgggataataaaataaatgtggGTTCAAAGTTATCTAGAACCCATGAATCTAAAgataatgtaaataatgatgatcTAAATTTAGTAGAAGAAAACATTAACAATGGTACAGTCCCAAAAAAGAGTGATGGCATCAATACAAGTATACAAGAAAATAGCGCATCGGTAAGTAAGCAAAGTGAGGATAATACAAGTGGTAATAAAGAAAGTTCTTTTGTtatgaattataatttaaaaccATGTATGAATGAAAGCAAGACTGAGGAAGCAGAGAATAAGTATGACACAGACAATAGCAATGAAAGTAGCACAAAGAATAGTTTGCAAAACAGTTTACAGAGTAGCTTACAAAACAGTTTGAGCACAGAATGTCGtagtaatataataaattgcaATAATGACAATGgtcaaaatattatgaacaaCAATATGGCTAGTAAAGAgttagtaaaaaataataatatgaatattgttaatcaaaatatagataaatGTGATGAAATGATGTATAATGGATATATAAAGGattctaaaaataatacaaatacaggatctatatatttatcaccaataaatttaattaaagattcttataattatgaattttattcaaatacaaaaatgatTGAGAAGATAAGATCTACATCTAATTCTAGTACTATAAATACAGAATACTTATCAAGTAATCATATGAACTCAAGTAGTATGAACAATGGTTGTCCATCGAATAACATAAATCGACAAATGCATAATGTATTGgagaaataa